In Microbulbifer sp. THAF38, the sequence GTTTCTTGAGGGGAACGGTTTCACGATAGTGGCTCCAGATGATGTACTAGCAGACTGGATTGTGGATCTTGCTGAGGGCAAAAGAAACAACAGCGAATTTGCGATGTGGCTAAAGGGTAAGCTCCGGAGGTTGCGTACTACTCCTGAAGTGGAGCTGCTTTAAGGTCGAGCATTGTTTTAGAGTCGTCCGCTGAGTAACACTAAAAAAACTGCCAGTTAATACTGGTGGGTTTTTTTATTGTCAGTTTGGTGGGCTGAATCTCAGTGGTTGCCAGATTTGCAGTTTTGGGTGTCACCCATTCACGTTTGAAACGCGAGTGGGTGGGGCTTTTATTACATAAAAGTGGGGCCTGAGCTTGGTGGTTCCTGTTCCTGTTCCTGTTCCTGTTCCTGTTCTTGCTTTTGCTTTTGCTTCTGTATCTGTTCCAGCTCCAGTTCCTGCTTTTGCTTCATCTCTTGTTTATGATCAGCTACCAGGTTTTCAAAAGCAGCCTGTGCAGAAGCTTCGGTTACATAGGCTGTAGCGGCCCCTTCAGGAGTGCGAACCACGTAGGTTGTGGCAATTGTCTTACCATCTTTGTCTACTTCGTCCACCTTTACTATGGAGTGGCCGTGCTCACTTTTTCTGAGAATAGTTTCTCTAAACATTCCAACTTATCCTTTTTTGTGTTTTTTAAAATGCCGGCGCTTAAATACTGGCATCGTTCTGTAAGCCAAGAACATGAAATAGTTCTCTTTTATTGAGTTTTTGCTTAAGAATAAGGGCGAAAGCAAACAAAAAGCAGTCAGAAATCACGCGGCGCCGTGCACCTACTGGGGAGGCGGGACAATGCTAGATAACAGCCAGATTTGGATCGAATGTGATCCCGAAGTGATGCTTGGTAAGCCTTGTGTTAAGGGGACTAGGATTACCGTTGAGAGCATTCTACAGATGTTGAGTGCGGGCATGACTGTCCCTGAAATTGTTAACGACTTCCCGGCTCTAGATGATGAAAAAGTAAGAGCAGCAATCGGGTATGCCGATAACCATTTGGGCAAGGGGTTTGCCAGCTAACCCTGCTAATCCCCCTCAGTAGGATCTTTCCCTTTCTTCTGCGCCAGGTAGGTGCTTTCTATAGACCTTTGGATATGTAGCTGCCACTCCTTGGGCAGTTGTGCATAGAGGCGTGCTGTTAGTGGCGGAAAGGGTATCTGTGCAAAATGGTGCAGGTTCTCGGCCCCGTACACTTCCGGCAGGGTGATTGACACCGCCTCACACCAGGCTGGTAGCAGTTCCGCTGGCACCTTCTGGCGGCCTGATTCCATTTTAGAAACCTGTGAAGGTGCTAGCCCCAGCCTCTTACCTAGCTGCGCCCCCGTCATCCTCTCTCTTATCCTTGCTTCGCGCAGGCGCCTGCCTAGTGTGCCTGGCTCTAACATCCAGCCGTTGCCGTACCCTCATGTAATAACAATATTTCGATTATCGAAATTCAGCCGCATTTTGCATTGCTAGATTGGAAATAATCCAGAATATTCATTTATAAACTGTGATTTTGTTAGTAGTGTTTCGGCGTCTGTCGCCAAAAGCCCGAATAAATCACTGAAGGGATTCACGGCGACAAGCCGCCGTCGCTCGGAGGCTCCTGCGGCGGTGAGGGTTTTGAAGTTCCTACAGGAGGTAGACCATGCCAATGACTGCTCACATTCAACAACTTCACCACGTCAATAACCTATGTGCCGGCCTGGAATGGGTGGCGAGTTGCCCCAATCAGAACGCGCGTACTGCCTTGCTGCAGCTGATTGGTGAGGAGGTGGGGGAAACCCTGCAGGGCGTTATTTTTGCTGTTGAGGCTAAGGCCGCAGGTAAAAGCCTGCCGATAGAAGAGGCGGCCTAGCCGGCTAGTGAGGCCGCTGCTGAGAGTGGTACCGGCCTCATAGTCATCCATTCCCCTTGCCGATTACAGCTCTCTGGCAATAAACTGTATGAATATACAGTATTTAGGGTTTCCAGAATGAAGCTTTCCCCACTCTATGGCCACGGCATTGCCTGTGGCTTTCCCTCTCCCGCCGATGACCACAAGGAGGCGGCCCTCAGCCTGGATGAGCATCTGATCTCCAAGCCGGCGGCGACTTTTATGGCGCGGGCGAATGGGGATTCCATGATGGGGTTGGGCATCTTCGACAAGGATCTATTGATTGTCGATCGCTCGCTAAAGCCCACCCATGGCGATGTGGTGGTGGTGGCCCTGGATGGACAGCTCACCTGCAAAGTGCTGGATCAGCAGCAGGGGCGGCTGCTCTCTGCCAATGATGACTATGCCCCAATCCCCATTTGGGAAGGGCAGGAATTAATTGTGGAGGGGGTGGTAAAGGCTTCGGTGCGTTACCACCGGCCGCGCTGAATGCTGGTACTGGTGGATTGCAATAGCTGCTATGCCAGCTGTGAGCAGATATTCCGGCCGGATCTGCGCGGACGCCCGGTGGTGGTGCTCTCCAATAACGATGGCTTTGTGGTGGCGCGCTCCAAGGAAGCGAAGCTACTGGGTATCGGCGACTTGGAGCCCTTTTTCAAGGTTCAGCACCTGCTGCGCGCGCACCGGGTGGCGATCTTCTCCAGCAACTACCCACTGTATGGCGATATTTCTCACCGGGTAATGACTACTCTGCGCGAGTTCGGCCCCAATGTGGAGGTCTACAGCATCGATGAGATGTTTTTGGACCTGCACGGGCTGCAGGAGGATTGGCAGGACTACGGCCGCAAGATCCGCAATACCCTCTGGCGCAATATCCGTATGCCTGTCGGTGTGGGTATCGCCCCCAGTAAAACCCTGGCCAAGCTCGCCAACCGCGCGGCCAAGAAAATCCCCAAGTGTGATGGTGTCTGTGCGTTGGATACGCCCGAGAAATGGCAATGGATGCAGCGTCGCACCGCCGTCAATGATGTGTGGGGCATAGGTCGTCGCCTTACCAAGCGCCTGGCGGATTTCGGCATAGAGACCGCCTATGACCTGGCGCAGGCCAACCCGAAAATCTTGCGCCGTCGCATCAATGTGAATATTGAGCGAACAATCGAAGAGCTAAACGGAATCCCTTGTCTGGGTTTGGAGGAGGAACCCCCGGCGAAGAAGCAGATCTATTGCACCCGCTCCTTTGGTGAAAAGCTCACCGAGCTAGCGCCCATACTGCAAGCCGCCACCCTCTACGCCAGCAGGGCAGCCGAGAAACTGCGCGCACAGAAATCGCTGGTTAAGTCGATCCATCTTTTCCTGCACACCTCACCCCATGAGCCCAACTACTACAGCCGCAGCGCCGTAGTGCAGACCCCATACCCCACCGACGACACGCGGGTGATCGTGCGGCTGGTAAGAGAAGCCATTGCGGACTTGTACCGCCCCGGCTGCCGTTTTATGAAAGCAGGCGTCGGGCTTATCGAGATAATTCCTCGCGCACTGGGGCAGGGGGATCTGTTCACTCCAGGGCAATCACTCAGGGCAGGGCAGACCATGCAGGCGATGGACCGGATCAATAAAAAGTTTGGCCGTGGGACTTTGTTCCTGGGGGCTGAGGGTATCCAGAAAAAATGGAAGATGCGGCAGGCGTTTACATCGCCTGCCTATACCACTCGGTGGGGGGATTTGCCGAAGGTGGTGACTTGAATTTGAGATATGAGGTGCCCTAAACAGCAGCTAATTAAGGTTTTTCTCCTGGTTCGCTGGGCTCGACAAAGTCCCAAGAATCTACTTCCATTAGGACCGGGGTTCTCGATTTTCCGCCCCACATAGCCTCAGGTTTATGCCAATAGAAAAAGAGAGCGTTAGATCCACTTTTTTGAACTTTCTCTTTATAGTTTCCAGCCTTGGTATAAAGAACGACCCAATCATTTTTTTCAATCACTTGGTCTGGAAACCAATAGGAGCTTCTGACATCATTGTTGACTCCGTCATCAGAATAGCCTGCATCCAAAATTACAAACTGACCGATATCAATCCTGCTAAGTGCCCTCATTACGATACGTTCACTAGCTTTGTTGCCTCTATCACGTATTCCTTTTAATTCAAGCTTCATCCTTTTACCGCCTTAGCCGTTATCCCGCCAATGATCAGCACAACTCCACCAACAAGAAATATGCCTGCTGTCATATGACTTTCCGCCAATGCTTTAGGTGCATAGCCCATTGCAAGTGAGCCCATGGCCAGAGCTGCTGAAGATAAAATTTCTAGGGCGGTATGCCCTTTTAATTTTTCCTCAAGGAGAGAGGCTTTTTTGTCTGCTTCGTGATACTTACTTTGAATGCCTTTAAGAAAGTTATTCTCTTCCTCAAGCCTATCTATCTCGTCAAGTATTAGTCGTTGAGCTCCAGTAGTAGATAGTTCTTCTTCCGTTAGCTCACGACGCACCTTTTTGAAGGATTGGCGCTCTTTAGGGACCACAGAGCTCTCAGGCTTGCCTCTAATTTCGGGCTCCTCTAGTACATCCTGCTCTTCTTCTATCATTCTCTATTGATGCCTGTTTAATGTTGTTTGAGCATACAGCCCTTAATGCCTAAAGCGGAAGCGCTGACTTGGAGTGTTTGATATATAAACTGTCTTTGCTTGCGTGAGTATTTTATATAATTTTCTGATCATAGAACTTTTTTTAGTTATTAGAGAGAAAGGGCAGTGAACTCGGTAAGCCTTTCCCACCATTTTGTATAGGCTTCCCTCTGCTCTTTCAGGTAGTCATAGTGGTCATAGACTTGCCACTGACCTGGCAATTTATGCCCCAGCATAATTTCGGCGATATGGGGCTCTGTCAGTTCGGAAAAGTTTGTCCTGGCTGTCTTGCGCAAGTCGTGCACCGACCAGTGTTTCATCTCGTAGTCTCTGTGCCGGCGTAGCCACTGCATCAGGTTGTAGGGCAGTGCCAGCGGCGCCCCCTGGCCCATGGGCTTATCGCTGCCGCTATTGTTGAACAGGTGCTTGCTTTCACCGCTCAGCAGAAAGGCCTCTTTCAGTAGGGGTTCAATCTCGGGGGTGATGGGGCGCAGCAGGGGTTTCTTGGTCGACTTGCCCATCTTGTGGTTGGCGGGTGGCACTGTCCAAATGCGCTTCTCGAAATCGAAGTGCTGTTTCTCACTTACACGCAACTCGCCATTGCGGCAGCCATAGAACAGGCACAACTTGAGGAAGATCTTATTCTTTGGCGCCATGCGCGAGTGCTCCAGGGCCTGCCACATCATGCTGATTTCGTCCGGGCTCAGGGAGCGGGTGCCTGTGCCTTTCTTAATGCGCAGATCTTCCGTTGCGTTGATATTGGCAATCGGGTTGCTAGTGATCAGCCTGCGACGCACACCCCACTTCAGCATTTGCTTGGCATTGGTCAGGATGCGGTCGGCAATACCGGGGGTGGCCTGTGCCCGCTTCTCCAGCAGGGCCAGCCACTCGTGCAGGGTGACTTCTTCGGCGGGTAGGTGGCCAACGGCCGGGAACACATACAACTGAAAAGAGCGCAGGATTTCATGGTGGCCCTTTTTGTTCTCCTTGCAGTAGGAGTGATACCACTGTAGGAAAAGCTCCTCTAAAGAATCCGCATTTAGGATCGCCTGCTTTTCTAGCTGCTTTACCACCCTGGGGTCATAGCCCTGTTCCAGCTTTCCTTTTAGTCGCTGGCCTTCACTTCGGGCGTTCTTCAGGGTTGTTAAAGGGTAGGAGCCGAGATCCACACGGGCCGCCTTGCCGTCGTAGCGGTAGCGGAGCTGGAAAGTGATTTTCCCCTGGGGCGTAACGCGCACACTGAGACCATCCCGATCAGCCTTTTCAAAGCGCTTCTCTATCTTCTTTCCTGAATTAGCCTTCAGCCAGGCATCCGACAACGCCATAACAACCTCCATGTGTACATATTTTTTAAGGCTAACAAAAAGGCGATTTGTGTACACGTCTATGTACACATTTTTTGCGGCTGGGGTTGGTTTTGAGTGACTTAGGCTGTCGCGGGTCTAAGGCAGAAAAATAAGGTTTTTTGCGGGATTTACTAATTTTTTGTCGTAGGTTGTCAGGCTGTGACAGTGGGGGATTTATAGGGGTGGGAAATAATTGCGAAGGTGCGGCGGCCGGCAAAGCCCGCCAGGGAAGAACTCTGGCCCATATTTTAAGGTTCGATCACTCGATATTCGGAAGAAAAACAGGTCTGCATTATACACGCCGGCACTGCTACAAGGGTGGGGTATACTGCGAAATTGGTCTCTAAAACTGGGCATATAAACCATTTCGGTGGTGTCAATGGGCGGAGCTGCCAGCGCGGCTGGCACTCCAGAACATCTTTTTGAATCAATTCGACTTTTCAGTCGAGTCAAGGTCATCACAAAGAGCAGCAGCTGGTTATTCGGCTGCATAGGTGGCTTGGGTGCTGGAAAACCATGGGGGAAGTATGAGTCAGGAACAATTACAGCTATTGCGGGAAGAGTTGCGGCGACAGGGCGTGGAGGCTTTTCTGGTTCCCCGGGCCGATGAGTATCAAAACGAGTATGTGCCTGCGGCAGATGAGCGTCTGGCCTGGATCACGGGCTTTACCGGATCAGCGGGTATGGCGGTGATTGGACTGGATAAAGCAGCCCTATTTGTGGATGGTCGCTATACCCTGCAAGGGCAGCAGCAATTGGGGGATTTGCCGATCGCTCTGGAGGACCTGAATAATCAGGTCATCGCCAAGTGGGTGGGTGATCAGTTGAGCGCGGGGCAGTCGCTGGGTTTTGACCCTCGTCTACACACCGAGCCGGGGTTGGTACTGTTGAGAGAATATCTGGCTGAACGGGATATCGCCCTGAAGCCCCTGGAGCAGAACCCAATTGATACGATTTGGCGGGATCGGCCGGCCTCTCCCAGCGGTCAAGCCTGCCCTCACCCCTATGTGTTTACCGGGGAGCACTCCAATGACAAGCGCCAGCGCATCGCGACGCTTTTGGCGGAAAAACGTGTAGACGCCTTGTGGCTACCAAACCCCGAGAGCTGCGCCTGGCTGTTTAATATCCGAGGTGACGATATTCCCCACTTGCCTGTGGCGCTTTCCAGCGGGGTGCTTTTTAGGGACGGCAGCGCAATTTTGTATCTGGCCGAGCAGGCGGTCGGCGAAGGGCTTTTGGAGCATCTAGAGCGGGAAGTGATGGTGGTGACTGAGAAGGGCCAACTGTTTGAAGGTTTGCGCCGCCGTCATGTAAATAGAATCTGGGTAGACCCTGCGATCAGTAATTGCTGGACCCTGCAGCAGCTGCGCGCCCTGGATTTACAGTTGCTGTTGGAGCGAGACCCGGTGACACAGGCCAAGGCGTGCAAAAATGCCGTGGAGTTGGCAGGTTCCAGGGCGGCGCACGAGCGCGATGGTGCAGCACTGTGTGAGTTCCTGGCTGAGTTGCCCACTGCGGTGGAAAACGGGTTGGATGAACTTGCGGCGGTGAAGTTGCTGTATAGCAAGCGCGAGGAGCGAGAAGGCTTCCGCGGCAACAGCTTTGAGACAATTTCCGGTTACGGCCCCAATGGCGCCATAGTGCACTACCGGGTGAGCCCGGAGTCGAGCTTAAAAATGTCGGCAGAGGGGATTTACCTGTGTGATTCCGGTGCTCAATATCCCGATGGCACCACCGATGTCACCCGCACGGTGGCCTTGGGCGAAATTCCCGCGCTTGCACGAGAGCACTTTACTCGAGTGCTGAAGGGACATATTGCTATCGCCACTCTACGCTTTCCTCAGGGGACCTGTGGAGAACAGATTGATGCGATTGCGCGCAGATCCCTTTGGGATGTGGGTTTGGACTATGCCCATGGGACAGGCCACGGTGTCGGCAGTTTTCTCAGTGTGCATGAGGGGCCGCAGCGCATCGGTAAAGCGATCACCAATACCCCGCTGCAACCGGGCATGATCCTCTCCAATGAGCCTGGTTTTTATCTCACCGGTCAATACGGTATCCGTATTGAAAATCTGGTGTTTGTAAAAGAGAGTGCGGATTATCCTGGGTTTTTACAGTTTGAGGAGTTAACCCTGGTGCCGATTGACCGGGAGCTGATCGATATAGCACTCCTTTCCTCCCAGGAGCGGGATTGGTTGAATCGCTATCACCAACGTGTTCGGGAGGTCGTTACACCGCTGGTAAGTGAAAAAACCGCTTCCTGGTTACAGGCGGCCACCGAGGCTTTGTAGTGCTATCGCTGGGAGCCTGGCTCCCAGCTTTTTTCAAAGTAAAGTGAGACGGTAATACTACTGGGTCAGAAGGAAAGAATACATTGCGCTCAAGACGCGCTGTGAATACATCCCTGTAAGCTCGTAATCGGCATCCATGCCTCATACGGTCCCGAGCGCAGTGTATTCTTTCCTTCCCCCTTTTTAGTAATTACTGCACTTCAAATTTATACCCGGCTCCATAGACAGAGTGAATTAATTCCTTATCCGGTAGCAAGGCCGCAATTTTCTTACGCACTTTTTTAATGTGGCTGTCGATGGTTCGATCGCTGATTACCCGGTAGTCCGAATAAATACGGTCCATAATTTGGTCGCGTGAAAAAATACGGCCGGGCTCACTATAGAGAAGCTCGAAAAGGTGAAACTCCAGTGCAGTTAAGCCTACATCCTGCCCTCCGATCAGCAGCTGGCCGGTGCTACATCTCAGTTGGATTTCCCCGTATCTCTGCTGCTCGGAACTGTGAGTGCGACGCAAAACGGCTTTGACTCGGGCCACAATTTCCCTGGGGCTATAGGGTTTGCACACATAATCGTCCGCCCCAACTTCTAAACCGCGCAAGCGGTCCACCTCTTCAATTCTGGCGGTCAGCATAATGATCGGCACGTTGCTGTAGCGGCGGATTGCCGTGCAAATCTCCAGGCCGCTTTTCCCTGGTAACATCAGGTCCAGCAAAATCAGGTCTGGGGGTTGGGCGTCAACATGGGGGATGACTTCATTGCCATTGGTGAGTATGTCAGCCTGGTAACCGGCAGCTTCAAGATAATCCAGCAGCAGGTTGGCCAGTTCTGTTTCATCTTCGACAATTAAAATCCTTGCAGCCATTATTCCTACCATTTAATCCTCTCGGTGAGAGGGAGAAAAATACTAATTTCCAGACCTCCCAGGCGGGATGGGCCGGCGGAAATACTACCCTCGTGGGCTTTAACAATATTCTGGCAAATCGACAGCCCCAGACCCGCACCTCCGGTTTCCCGACTGCGTGAGGCGTCGGTGCGGTAGAGGCGGTCAAAAAGGTGGGGGATGTCCGCACTGGTGACCCCGGGGGAGGAGTCGGCAAAGGTGATAATAGCTGTTTGCGCTTCCGCGCGGGCACTGATTTTTAACTGACCGCCACTATCGGTATAGCGCAAGCTATTGGTGAGGAGGTTGCCAAACAGCTGTTGCAGACGCGCCTCATCGGCGTAAATGAATTTATTTTCAGCCAGCTCACATTGTAATTGTAGGTCGATATTTTTCTGGGCAAACGCACTTTGAAAATCCTCTACCACCCTGGTCAGCAGTGGTCCAAGGGGGAGGTCGGATTTGCAATAGTTCAAGGCGCCGGCATCAGAGAGAGACAGTTCATAGAGATCATTGATCAAACGGCTGAGCTGGCGAATCTTATCGTGCAAAATATTGAGGTTTTCCGGTGTGGCTGTGCGTACACCATCCTGCAACGCTTCAATTTGCCCTTTGAGTACTGCCAGTGGTGTTCGTAACTCATGGGAAATATCGGCCATCCAGCGATTGCGCGCGTGTTCATTGGCTTCCAGAGTTGCTGCCAAACGGTTGAAGTCTGCACTCAGCTGGCCCAGTTCATCACGTCTCTCGATATCGATTCGGGTTTTGTAGTCTCCCGAAGTGAGACGGTGGGTTGCTTCGGCCAAGCGGCGGATAGGGCGTACCAACTGCCAGGCCAGGGGCAGGGCGATGGCCAGGGCAAGAACAAAAGTGGCGATGGAAATCAGCGCAAAAGTGCGGGACAGCTCCCGAATAAAGCCCTGTTCGTAATTATTGGAAAGGGCGGGAGGGGGGTTGATCGTGAGATAGCCGACGGTTTTACCTTCCACTTGAATGGGCTGAAAAAGTAATTCCTTCGCTGGGGCTGGACGCCCAATGACCAGCTGTTTTTCACTATCGAACAGACTTAGGCGGGGGCCCAGTTGGTTACCCATGGGGGGGCGATGCCTTGGACCTGCCCCCGGTGGTGGGGGTGGAGGGCGGCGCCCCAGTTGTTTAAAAATGGTTTGTCGGTGCAGGTCCACCCATTCCGAGCCATTGGCTTCCAGTGATTGCCAGCTGCCCTTGCGACTATAAAAGCGCTCCAGTGCCTGCACCAGCCCCTCTACATCACGCAGCTCCTGTGCACGCATATAAGCCTGGAAGCCGTGGCTGAAACTCCACTGGAAGAATACAAACATACCGCCGACCGTAATTGCTGTAGTCAGTAAAAAGGCCAGGCTGAGTTTGTTGCGAATATTTAATGACATCTTTTATGTAGTCCTTCCTGCGGACAGTCAGTACAGCGGACTCTCCCGTTCCGCCACTTCGGGCATTGCCCATGCGGGTGATTACCCAAGCGTACACCTACAGTAAATAGGTGGGCAATCTAAGTTCCTGCCTACTACCAGCGCAGAAGCAAAAGGTAAGCGGCTTTCGAAATTCATAGTCAATATATCTTTGCGTCTGCTTCCAACAGTTATTCTGAGAAGCGGCTGTGCCGAATTATCTCCGCGCAAGTTTGGTGAAAAACAGCGGGGTAATCACCAGCTGCTCACCGGCCATTATGGGCTACACCGAGCGAGGCGTTCCCCTTTTCACCGCCCTCTCCTGAGGCAATAGGTGAAGTGGAAAAGCGGTGCAGAACAAAGTTGTCCTTATCGCGTTGGATAAACAGGGTTGCCAAAACCCGCTTGCCGCCGCGACTCCAGGTGCTGTGGTCGTGGGCATTAAGAGTCACGGTGATTTGGTTGAAGCCGGGTTTCAGTAGTTTTTCCGGCAAATGTACGTCGGCGGCGTAAAGCCGCTGTATTTTTTCACCGTTGATATAGAGATGTGCGTGCCCCTCCAGGAAGTGTTGGGGCTTATCGCTGGCATAGCGGGGCGACTCCAGTTCAAAGCGGTCATAGGCAATATGTAAATTAAAACCGGACATGCGATCCCTGCTGATATCCAGTTCAATTCTCGGTGCGGCCATATGCACGGGGATTTCTATCACAGGGTGTTGATCGCCGTTGTGACCCGCATGAGGGTTGGGCTGGGCCGACAGTGTGGGACTGCTCGCCGCTATCAACCAGGCCAGGGACCCGGCAGTAAAATACCTGTGCATTTTCATAAGCTGCTCTCTCCTGGGTTACGCATCAATTATCGGCCAACGGTGGTTGAGCACCGGTTGACGATGGTCTGGTCATCCAGCCTTCCATAGAAGCGGGGACCAAAGGTAAATGGGAAGGCCGGAATTAGTTTTCCACTGTTGTCTTCGCTCACGGTCAAGTGATAGTGGTAGCCGCGCTCACTGTCGCTATGCCCGTTGTACTGGTCCAGGTAAGCGCCGCCACGGGCGGTCAGGTTGGCATCCCAATAGTAATCCTCGTAAAAGAAGCCGGCGCTGGTGGTAAATTCATTACCGGATAGGGAAGAGTAGCTTCCGTCGGTGGAGGGGCCGCTGCTGTTGGTGCTGACTACTCCAAGGTCGATATTGTACTCATCGACCAGCAGGCAGGTACGTGCACCGGCCTCGCCACAGCCACTGGCGGAATTGGGATTGTCATAGTCACGAATGGCCCAGCTGCTTTGCGCCAGCACGCCAGCGTCTTCCCATGGGCCATAAATGGCGTAACCGTCGGCGGTGTATCCGTAAACCGGCGAGTGGCCGCTGCCATCATCGCCCACCAGTTCCGCCAGGCAGCTGCTGTAGAAATGGTGGTGGTAATCGCCATTGGCTGCGTGACCACCACAGATATCCACATCATAGACTTCGGCGAAGGGTGCCAAGGTATGCCAGGTGTTGTTGACGGACTGGCCATCGCTCCACTGATAAATAGAAGTGCCGTTAACCCAGTAGCCCTGTACACCGAGCCCGGTTTCACAGTCTTCCGTAGCGGCTTCCGGGGAGTTGGGGATATAGCCCTCATGGGCAACATTTTCCGGACATACCGGGCCCGGCGGCCAGAACCCATAACCAGCATCGGCGCCACAGGATGAGTTACTGCGGTAGCCAATATTCTCACCAAAGCTGATGACATCGCCCACCTGTACCATGGGGCTGCCGCTGAGAAAGTCGCTGTAGGCTTTCGGGCGATTGAGCAGACTGTCGAGAATTTCCTGGGTGATTTCAATTTTATAGTTGGGGATACCGGTGGCGGTGATACGGGAATATTCCCTACCATTCAGGCTAACGGACTCTACGCTCTGCACATTCACCAACACTTGCTCGTTGCTGTTACTTTCGTAAATAAAGGGAGCGCGCTCGCCGCTGGAATTTAAAATCCAGGCCGATTCGCTATCGGCTGAGTCCTGGGTATTTCCCTCTGAGTTCTCGTTGTCCGTAGGGGTATCGCTCGAATCTTCCGGCTCCTCGCCAGTTTCAGTATTGTTTTCATTAGAACTGTTTGTTGTTTCTTCCAGTGTTTCCGTTGAGTCATCACCACTCTCAGTGGAGGAATTATTACTGGTATCTGTATCACTGGTTTCTGTGTTATCGCTATCAGCATTGTTCTGGGGCCCTCTGGAGACAGGGCCGCGAACAGGTATTTCCCTTACCGAGCGTTGGTCGTTATTGCGGCCCGAATTTGGGCTGGGTTGGGCAGCAACCTCAGCCGCAACGGTCCAGGCCAGGAATCCGGCAAGAAAATACCCGATTATTTTCATAGGAAATTCACCTCAAATGATGCTCGGTGTCAGCGCCCAATGGTCGAAGAACACCGGTTTACAATGGTTTGGTCATCCAGTTTTCCGTAAAAGCGTGGTCCAAAAGTGAAAGGGAAAGCGGGCACCAATTGGGCGTCATCGCTGAGGGTGACCGTCAAGTGATAGTGGTAGCCGCGCTCTTCATCGGTGTGGCCGTTGTATTGGTCCAGGTAGGCACCGCCTTGGGCGGTCAGCTCGGAGTCCCAGTAATAGTCCTCGTAAAAGAAGCCGGCGCTAGTGTCGAACTCGTTACCGGATAGGGAGGTGTAACTGCCGCTGGTGGATGGACCGGCATTGTTAGTGCTCGTAGTGCCCTTACTGGTGTCGTATTCATCGACCAACAGGCACGAACGCTCACCGGCGGTGCCACAGCCGGTTTCGGAGCTGGGATCGTCGTAGTCGCGCACCGCCCAACTGCTTATTGCCAATTGGCCGTCGCCTTCCCAGGGCCCGTGAATCGCGAAGCCGTCGGCGGTATAACCATAAATTGGCGAGTGGGCATCACCCACATCCCCCACCAGGTTTGCCAAACAGTCGCTGTAGAAATGGTGGTGGTAGTCGCCGTTGGCGGCGTGGCCACCACAGACATCCACATCGTAGACCTCGGCCAGGGGAGCGAGCGTATGCCAGGTATTGTTGACAGACTGGCCATCGCTCCACTGATAAATTGAGGTGCCATTTACCCAGTAGCCCTGCACGCCGAGGCTGGTTTCGCAGTCCTCTGTCGCGGCTTCCGGGGATTTGGGGATATAGCCCTGGTGTGAGACATTCTCCGGGCAGACAGGGCCCGGGGGCCAGAAGCCATAGCCGGCTTCTGCACCACAAGAGGCGTTGCTTCGATAGCCGATATCCTGGCCAAAACTAATAAAGTCTCCCTCTTGAATATTGGGGCTGCCATTGAGGAAATCGCTATTAA encodes:
- a CDS encoding ATP-binding protein, which translates into the protein MSLNIRNKLSLAFLLTTAITVGGMFVFFQWSFSHGFQAYMRAQELRDVEGLVQALERFYSRKGSWQSLEANGSEWVDLHRQTIFKQLGRRPPPPPPGAGPRHRPPMGNQLGPRLSLFDSEKQLVIGRPAPAKELLFQPIQVEGKTVGYLTINPPPALSNNYEQGFIRELSRTFALISIATFVLALAIALPLAWQLVRPIRRLAEATHRLTSGDYKTRIDIERRDELGQLSADFNRLAATLEANEHARNRWMADISHELRTPLAVLKGQIEALQDGVRTATPENLNILHDKIRQLSRLINDLYELSLSDAGALNYCKSDLPLGPLLTRVVEDFQSAFAQKNIDLQLQCELAENKFIYADEARLQQLFGNLLTNSLRYTDSGGQLKISARAEAQTAIITFADSSPGVTSADIPHLFDRLYRTDASRSRETGGAGLGLSICQNIVKAHEGSISAGPSRLGGLEISIFLPLTERIKW
- a CDS encoding YHYH protein, yielding MKIIGYFLAGFLAWTVAAEVAAQPSPNSGRNNDQRSVREIPVRGPVSRGPQNNADSDNTETSDTDTSNNSSTESGDDSTETLEETTNSSNENNTETGEEPEDSSDTPTDNENSEGNTQDSADSESAWILNSSGERAPFIYESNSNEQVLVNVQSVESVSLNGREYSRITATGIPNYKIEITQEILDSLLNRPKAYSDFLSGSPMVQVGDVISFGENIGYRSNSSCGADAGYGFWPPGPVCPENVAHEGYIPNSPEAATEDCETGLGVQGYWVNGTSIYQWSDGQSVNNTWHTLAPFAEVYDVDICGGHAANGDYHHHFYSSCLAELVGDDGSGHSPVYGYTADGYAIYGPWEDAGVLAQSSWAIRDYDNPNSASGCGEAGARTCLLVDEYNIDLGVVSTNSSGPSTDGSYSSLSGNEFTTSAGFFYEDYYWDANLTARGGAYLDQYNGHSDSERGYHYHLTVSEDNSGKLIPAFPFTFGPRFYGRLDDQTIVNRCSTTVGR
- a CDS encoding YHYH protein, which codes for MKIIETLHPDGRSLLSYALALTLLTGVLQGCGGGGSSSSDTETGSESSDTSTDTDSGDNDENEETGEDSGSSEDTGVWIVNTTGERAPFIYENNSNEQVLVNVQSVESVTVGGKEYTRVSASGIPDYEILITENILNALLTRPKINSDFLNGSPNIQEGDFISFGQDIGYRSNASCGAEAGYGFWPPGPVCPENVSHQGYIPKSPEAATEDCETSLGVQGYWVNGTSIYQWSDGQSVNNTWHTLAPLAEVYDVDVCGGHAANGDYHHHFYSDCLANLVGDVGDAHSPIYGYTADGFAIHGPWEGDGQLAISSWAVRDYDDPSSETGCGTAGERSCLLVDEYDTSKGTTSTNNAGPSTSGSYTSLSGNEFDTSAGFFYEDYYWDSELTAQGGAYLDQYNGHTDEERGYHYHLTVTLSDDAQLVPAFPFTFGPRFYGKLDDQTIVNRCSSTIGR